The sequence GGTTCTAGTTCTATCTGGTATTCCTCAAGAAAAACTCGATTTCCCAGATATGCCCGAACTCTCTTACGGTGCTCGTTCAGAAAATGTTCAGCACACAATGTATCAGGGCATGATGCTGCCATTTGCAGCCTTTATGGGATTAATGTACGCAACACGTAAGAATATGTATCCGTTGGATGATAAAGAGAAATCTAAAGACAAAGTAACGGATAAGGAGGATAACCATGAATGATCATACGGAATCCAAAGCGCTTGGAGGACGGCTCACCACCTGGCCAGTGATCTTCTTTGGCTTCTTCGCTTTTGTCTGCGTCATCGTCATTATTAAACGACTGATCTTAGGCCTAGGTCCTGTCACAAACCTAAATGGTGGTTATCCATGGGGAATCTGGATTGGCTTCGACCTTTTAGTTGGTACTGGCTTTGCATGTGGGGGTTGGGCTCTCGCTTGGGCTGTCTACATTTTCAACAAAGGTGAGTATCACGCGCTTGTTCGCCCTGCACTATTAGCCAGTTTATTTGGTTACGCCCTTGGTGGACTGTCGATCATGATGGACATCGGTCGTTGGTGGAACATGCCCTACTTTTACATTCCTGGGTATTTTAATACTAACTCGGTACTGTTTGAGACGGCGATATGTATGACCATCTACATGGTGGTTCTGGTTGTTGAATTTGCACCAGCACTGCTAGAAAAAATGGGATTAAAAATACCACTTAAAATATTAAATAAAATTCTATTTGCTGTTATTGCATTGGGTGCTCTGTTACCCGCTATGCACCAATCATCAATGGGGTCACTGTTTATCTCTGCCGGGCACAAGATCCACCCGTTATGGCAAAACTACGAATTTCTACCCGTATTTGCCTTATTGGGTGCACTCATCATGGGCTTCTCCATTGTTGTCTTTGAGGGCGCGCTAGTCGCAGCTGGTATGAAGGGTAGGCTCCCCGATGAAAGGCCTCTCTTTAACCGTTTAATTACTTTTGTTCAGGTACTGGTCGGAATGTTTATTGTTCTTCGATTGCATGCAGTGAACCTAGGTGACAAATGGGATTACGTTTTCGCAGGGGACATGTTTAGTTGGTTATTCTTCATTGAAATGGCACTGATGGCATGGCCAGTCATGTTCATAAAACGGATTCAAAACAGCGCGGCATTACTTTTTGCTGCCGCAACAAGCCTACTCGTAGGTGCAGCAATGTACCGTGTGGACCTCGCCATCGTAGCTTACTACCCAGGAGATGGTTATACCTACTTCCCATCAATCGAAGAAATCTTGCTTTCATTTGGATTGGTCGCAATTGAAGTCGTCGGTTACATATTACTCGTTAAATTACTGCCCGTATTACCGGGAGCAGCAACCAGTAACCGTATTCACAAAGAAGCCTAAGTGGCATAGAAACATAACAAAGGGATGGATGACAAATGAGTCAACGCATTACAATTGATCCAGTAACCCGCATCGAAGGCCACTTGCGTATCGATTGCGAAATTGAAGATGGTAAAGTAACCAATGCATGGTCATCAGGCACTATGTGGCGTGGCATGGAAGAGATCTTAAAAGGTCAAGATCCACGAGATGCATGGGTATTCACTCAACGAATTTGTGGGGTTTGCACCACGGTTCATGCCATTGCTTCCGTACGCTCTGTAGAGAGCGCATTAAAACTAGATATACCGAAAAATGCTCAGTTTATTCGTAATCTTATTGTCGCCGCACACGGCATTCACGATAACGTAGTCCACTTCTATCAACTCTCTGCTCTTGACTGGGTAGATGTCGTCTCTGCATTAGAGGCAGATCCTGTTAAATGTGAAGATATCTGTCGACCACTTTCTACTTGGTCTCTCAATTCCGCTGCAGAGTTCCAAAAGGTAAAAGACAAGCTAAAGGGGTTAGTTGATAGCGGTCAGCTCGGTATTTTTGCTAATGGGTACTGGGGACACAGGGAGATGAAACTTCCTCCCGAGATCAACCTAATTGCAGTAGCGCACTATTTACAAGCTCTCGAGTATCAACGTAATGCAAACCGCATTGTTGCTATCCTCGGAGGTAAATCCCCACACATTCAAAACCTAGCGGTTGGAGGGGTAGCAAACCCAATCAACTTAGATGCCCCAAGCGTATTGAATAAAGAACGTTTAATGTACATCAAGTCCTTTATTGACGAACTTGATGAATTTATAGAGCAAGTTTATAAGCTCGATGTGGCTATTGTTGCCGCCCATTACCCTGAATGGTTAGCTATCGGCGAAGGCGTGACTAACTACTTATCTATTCCGGACATGCCCACTGATGAAAAAGGCGGCAGTTTTTTGATGCCTGGCGGTTACATTGAAAATGGTGACTTATCTACTTTTAGACCGATTACTAGCCACGATGACCAATACTTAATAGATGGTATTGCCGAAAGCAGCAAACACTCATGGTATCAAGAGGACGGTCCTTTCCATCCTTGGGAAGGAAAGACAGACCCGAACTACACAGGGTTTGAAGACGATGGCAAATATTCTTGGGTAAAAGCGCCTACCTTCTATGGTAAAGCCACTCAAGTTGGCCCACTTGCACAAGTTTTATGTGCTGTTGCTGCTGGTGACGAGAGCACAACTAAGCACCTTAATGACGTACTTGGTGCCTTTGAGATGCTAACAGGCATTAAACCCGAAATTAAGCATTTGCACTCTACCCTTGGTCGGCATGCTACTCGTGCGGTTCGTTGTGCGGTGTTGAAAGACACCATGCAGGATCAATACAAAGCATTAATCGATAATATCGCGGAAGGTGACACAACAACCTACGTAAAACCTTACTTCCCGTATGGTGTTATCAAAGGGGTCGGTTTCCACGAAGCACCACGCGGTATGCTCTCACACTGGATTGTTATCAACGATGGTAAAATAGAGAACTACCAAGCCGTTGTACCATCCACTTGGAACTCTGGCCCGCGAAACGATACAGATGAGCTCGGCCCTTATGAGCAGTCACTTATCGGAACACCAATTGCCGACCCAGAAAACCCATTGGAAGTCATTCGTACCATTCACTCCTTTGACCCTTGCATGTCTTGCGCAGTACACATTGTGGATACTAGAGGCAAAGGAATAACGAAAGTTAAAATACTGTAACGCTTGTTGCAAAGGGATCGCACTGCGAATTGGTTTTATTTCGTGCAGGTGACGTTGGTTTCGAAGATGATCTTGTTGATAGTAACAAATTCTTCGTATTTCCCGTAAAAACGCAATGCCGTTCAGTTTGCACACAACCCTACTCGTCATTCCCGTGAAAACGGGAATCTGGTTGGCTTTAGGTCTCCACTTTCGTGGAGATGACGAATGGTTATGTGGAGATGATGAATGGTTACGTGGAGATGACGAATGGCGACGTGCAAATAACAGAATATGTCTAAAAGATGAGCGAACAAATATGAACCATGGTTTAAGGGAAAACATGAATATTTTGGTTTTAGGCGTAGGTAATCTACTTCTAAGAGATGAATCTGTTGGCGTACACCTTGTTAATGAGCTAGAGCAAGAATTTTATTTTCCTAAAGGTGTAGATGTCGTTGATGGCGGTACTGCTGGCATGGAGTTACTTGAGTTTATTGCCGATAGAGAGCATATCATCATTATCGACGCGGTATTAACTGGTGATAAACCCGGCACTGTGGTGAATCTTCGCGATGACGAAGTACCTGCGCTTTTCCATAACAAGGTATCTCCACATCAACTCGGTATATCTGATCTACTCGGGGCACTAAAACTGACTGGCGAATCGCCAAAAAATATCTTTCTTGTCGGTGTCGTCCCAAAAACCGTTGAACCTGGCCTTGAGATGAGTGATACCGTCAAATCTCAAATAGGCCTAATGAAAAAACAGGTTATAGATTACCTCAGTAACATTGGTGTCCAACTAGAAACAAAAGAGGCACAGCCATGTGCATAGGTGTTCCCGCTTTAGTACAGCATGTCTATGAAGACAAACTCTCAGCCATTGTTGGAGAAGAAGAACACCTGAGAACGGTAAGCCTAATGATGCTTCTAGATGAGGTGCACGTAGGCGATTACTTACTCATTCAAGTCGGTAATTTTGCAGTAGACAAAGTAGAGAAACAAGAAGCACTCAAAGCGATAAAGCTACAACAAGCGCTTGCCGAAGGAGATTATGAACGTGCCGCTGAACTTTACTGAAAACCCAACCGATGTCCTTGAAATTGTATTCAACGATATCCACGCGAATCAGATGCATGAACTGCCATTCGTTAATAAAAAACTAAAAGTAAAAGCCGTGGGCTTTTCTTTGTATGAGAGTGACTGGTTAGGCGTATTGTTAACACCTTGGACTTTAAGCATCATTTTAATTCCGGGGCCTAATCGCGTGTGGCAATCACGAACGGTTGGAGACAAAATTGGCATACGTTTACCTTCTGGTGACTATTCATTTACTTACGGTGCGCACGAACAACTCGGCAACTACCTTGCCAGTTCCATAATGTCTCCGTTACAAGATATGAAAAACCAAGCAGTTGCCGTGCAACTGGCAAAGGACTTGCGTCAATTAATTACAGCGATACCAACAGAAGAGGTGCATGTACCAGACCCATCTCGGCGCAGTTTATTTGGTCTCAGAAACAAAGCAACAGCGTAAACGTGGATTGTAATTAAGATGACAGAAACAATTCAACCGGTCGATGACTCACACACTACCCCTAGCTATATTGGGCAGATTGATATTGCCCTAACGACAACGAAAAATGGCGAAATAACCCACGTAAGCATTACCAATAGCCGGCCTAAAAACATGGGCCGATTATTAATAGGAAAAACCCCACAACAGGCATTAATGGTCATTCCTAAGCTATTTTCACTCTGTTCACAAGCACAACAAGCCGCGGCAATAAGTGCCATATCAGCTTTGGAAAATAAGCCATTATCAACGACACAGAAAACTGAAATGGCAGAGCGCTGCGCTTTGGAGTGGTTAAAGGAACACAGTTGGCAGCTGTGGCAAATGGAAAGAGAATTGTTCGGTGAAAACTTTGCCATTAAAGAGAGCTTAGCCCTTAGTCGATTTTTACTAAAGCAGCTCCAAGATGAGTCATCCAGCGCTGCCAGTAGGTACAGCGCCCCAGTAAATGAATTCTTAAATACTCTTTTTGGTTGTAAACCTAGCACCTTCACTGGTTTT is a genomic window of Vibrio algarum containing:
- the hybB gene encoding Ni/Fe-hydrogenase cytochrome b subunit, which produces MNDHTESKALGGRLTTWPVIFFGFFAFVCVIVIIKRLILGLGPVTNLNGGYPWGIWIGFDLLVGTGFACGGWALAWAVYIFNKGEYHALVRPALLASLFGYALGGLSIMMDIGRWWNMPYFYIPGYFNTNSVLFETAICMTIYMVVLVVEFAPALLEKMGLKIPLKILNKILFAVIALGALLPAMHQSSMGSLFISAGHKIHPLWQNYEFLPVFALLGALIMGFSIVVFEGALVAAGMKGRLPDERPLFNRLITFVQVLVGMFIVLRLHAVNLGDKWDYVFAGDMFSWLFFIEMALMAWPVMFIKRIQNSAALLFAAATSLLVGAAMYRVDLAIVAYYPGDGYTYFPSIEEILLSFGLVAIEVVGYILLVKLLPVLPGAATSNRIHKEA
- the hybC gene encoding hydrogenase 2 large subunit — protein: MSQRITIDPVTRIEGHLRIDCEIEDGKVTNAWSSGTMWRGMEEILKGQDPRDAWVFTQRICGVCTTVHAIASVRSVESALKLDIPKNAQFIRNLIVAAHGIHDNVVHFYQLSALDWVDVVSALEADPVKCEDICRPLSTWSLNSAAEFQKVKDKLKGLVDSGQLGIFANGYWGHREMKLPPEINLIAVAHYLQALEYQRNANRIVAILGGKSPHIQNLAVGGVANPINLDAPSVLNKERLMYIKSFIDELDEFIEQVYKLDVAIVAAHYPEWLAIGEGVTNYLSIPDMPTDEKGGSFLMPGGYIENGDLSTFRPITSHDDQYLIDGIAESSKHSWYQEDGPFHPWEGKTDPNYTGFEDDGKYSWVKAPTFYGKATQVGPLAQVLCAVAAGDESTTKHLNDVLGAFEMLTGIKPEIKHLHSTLGRHATRAVRCAVLKDTMQDQYKALIDNIAEGDTTTYVKPYFPYGVIKGVGFHEAPRGMLSHWIVINDGKIENYQAVVPSTWNSGPRNDTDELGPYEQSLIGTPIADPENPLEVIRTIHSFDPCMSCAVHIVDTRGKGITKVKIL
- a CDS encoding HyaD/HybD family hydrogenase maturation endopeptidase; the protein is MALGLHFRGDDEWLCGDDEWLRGDDEWRRANNRICLKDERTNMNHGLRENMNILVLGVGNLLLRDESVGVHLVNELEQEFYFPKGVDVVDGGTAGMELLEFIADREHIIIIDAVLTGDKPGTVVNLRDDEVPALFHNKVSPHQLGISDLLGALKLTGESPKNIFLVGVVPKTVEPGLEMSDTVKSQIGLMKKQVIDYLSNIGVQLETKEAQPCA
- a CDS encoding HypC/HybG/HupF family hydrogenase formation chaperone — translated: MCIGVPALVQHVYEDKLSAIVGEEEHLRTVSLMMLLDEVHVGDYLLIQVGNFAVDKVEKQEALKAIKLQQALAEGDYERAAELY
- the hybE gene encoding [NiFe]-hydrogenase assembly chaperone HybE, whose amino-acid sequence is MNVPLNFTENPTDVLEIVFNDIHANQMHELPFVNKKLKVKAVGFSLYESDWLGVLLTPWTLSIILIPGPNRVWQSRTVGDKIGIRLPSGDYSFTYGAHEQLGNYLASSIMSPLQDMKNQAVAVQLAKDLRQLITAIPTEEVHVPDPSRRSLFGLRNKATA